In Zygosaccharomyces rouxii strain CBS732 chromosome A complete sequence, the genomic window AAGAAGCGTTCACTTCAGTAACTAAAGAACACCAGTTATCTTATTCACAGATATCAACGTTCGAGCATGAAACCACGTCCTCACGTCTTGATTACCTAGATATTATGGTTCTTATTCTCGTAGTCAAATAGTACTCTTCTAATTggtgataataatgatgagTCGAttgaatctttttttttttttcactggGGGAAGACACGTCGGTAGGTAAGATTAACCTATTAATAAGCGGTGGTGTAAGGGTATAGGTACCGATTCGGATAGCCGTATTCTTCCTTTTAAACTTTCGAAGAAAACCGCTCGGATGGCGGCGAAAAAAGTTTCTTTTCCTGTGGggtgaaaagaaatgcCATAAAATCCAATGCAGGGCAGTTAGAGTATATGTGGCAGTGGGCTAGTAGGGTTGAAAGTTGCAACGGCGTTAAGTTAGAGGTGTTGTGCAGTAGCCAATGTAGTGCCCTATTCTATGTTATACAATGCTACAATGGACGATATACTCTATTTTTACCCGTTGCTCGCTTCTCCCGGTCTTCCTTCACTCCGTTTGCCCCTCCCCCTCACCCAGACACCACCCCCGCGCTTTAATGTCCCGAGTATGAAATTGACCGTGGGGTCTGCAGCCGTGGTTGCTAGCGGATTAGCGTACCGCTCCTGAAGAATTAGAGACGGAAAGAGCGACGTGCCCGGGATCGGACATAGACACGGAGGTTAAGAAGACCGAATTATACTAGTCGTCCCGCATGGCACTATGGTAGGTGATTGACGTTAAAGctaattgattttaaagaaaaaaaaaaaaaaaaccaGCTAGTAGCATAGTTGTATTATACAGCGAATATATTGCATATATCAAATATCACTATTCACTGTTTTACAGAATAGTTACGTCTAAATTTGTCATCGATCGAAGTTAAGTAGTAGGCGCCTGGTGCAACTAAATCGATTGAACCTTTTGGTTCGAAACTTTTCTTTAGATGGGCCTCTTCACGTAGATGAATAGCAGCTTCGTATTGTTCTGGAGTTTCCACTGCTCTTGAGTTCAATTTGTTATCCAAATCTAATAGCTTGTTAATGTGAGAAACGTCACCCACGACTTTCAAGGAGAATAATGATGCAGCTAACCCAGAACCGTAGGAAAATAGACCAACGCGCTTACCTTGTAATTTTTCGGAACCAACGTAATACAACAATGACGCTAGAGAAGCATAAAGGGAACCAGTGTACATGTTACCGGTGTTGGTTGGAACAATCAATGATGGTTGCACACGTTCTTGACACAATTGTTTGGTAGCACCAACAAATGTTTTTTCGATGGATTTATCTGTCAAAGACTTTTCATAGTCGACCTTGGCCAAATTAGAGTCGACTTCAGGGTACAATTCAGGTTTGGCGCGGAAATCGTCGTACAGAAGACGTGCATAAGATTTGGTAACCAATTTACATGTTGGCACGTGGAAAATGTTATAATCGAAATGATTCTTCACACCAATAGATTCTGGACTTAGTGGGTCCTTAGCTAAACCCCTGGCAATGGCTTTCTTAGAGTAAGAACGGTAAACTTGGTCAACAGCCTTCACGTAACATGTAAGGGAAAAGTGACCATCCACATAGGGGTACTCGCTGGTAAAATCTGGCTTGTAGAAATCGTAAGCATGTTCCATGTAACTAGCACGGACATTATCAAAGACAAGTGGTGCATCAGGACCAATCCATAATGCTACAGTACCGGCACCACCGGTTGGTCTGGCAGCACCCTTGTCGTAAATGGCAATATCACCACAGACAACAATGGCATCACGACCATCCCATGCGTTTGATTCAATCCAGTTAATAGAGTTGAAAAGGGCGTTGGTACCACCGTAACAAGCATTATATGTATCAATACCCTCCAAATCATTATTACCTTCAAATAGTTGGGTCAAGACAGTCTTGACAGCTTTTGCCTTATCTAGTAAAGTTTCAGTACCGACTTCCAAACGACCGACACTGTGAGGATCAATGCCGTAGTTCTTTAGTAGTCGGGAACAAACTGTCAAAGACATAGAATAAATATCTTCTCTATCGTTAACGTATGACATCTTGGTTTGACCCAATCCGATAGTATACTTACCAGCTGAGACGCCatccttcttttccaattcttcttgagaAACACATTGTGAGGGAATGTAGATTTCAATACCTTTGATACCAACGTTCTGCGGCTTACCTGGATGTTGAACGGTCTTCTGTTTCTTAGTTTCTGTCATtatggaagaaaaaaccTTTTACctttttttatcttcttATTGGCGGGAAGCTCTTTTGTTCTCTTAAAAGATTCCCTAAATCTCTGTTGCTACACTTACCTTTATATAATCTGAGTTGAACTGTATTCCATGTTAATTTGACTTGTCCTATTTCTTTATTTGCAGCGTTGCCGCGCGTACAACGCGTCCAACAGCGCATTCTTATCGTTTAAttaaggaaaataaaaaaataagaaaaaattttaaacgAAACTGACTGCCCCGAATTCTGTGGAGTTTCTGTTTCTCCATTTTATATGTGCGCGTAGTGTAGCGGTTAATCATAGGGAAACTCCTCTTGTGTTCGAACCACACACGAAGTAATGATCGATCGAGTACATTCAATCTAACAATATTTCACTAACATTTGCATTTCTTCCACCATGATGTGCTCTAGTGAAAACTGCTAGAGCTTTATTTCGATATCTTGTTATCCTTAAATTATTACA contains:
- the ERG13 gene encoding hydroxymethylglutaryl-CoA synthase (highly similar to gnl|GLV|KLLA0D10505g Kluyveromyces lactis KLLA0D10505g and highly similar to YML126C uniprot|P54839 Saccharomyces cerevisiae YML126C ERG13 3-hydroxy-3-methylglutaryl-CoA (HMG-CoA) synthase catalyzes the formation of HMG-CoA from acetyl-CoA and acetoacetyl-CoA involved in the second step in mevalonate biosynthesis); the protein is MTETKKQKTVQHPGKPQNVGIKGIEIYIPSQCVSQEELEKKDGVSAGKYTIGLGQTKMSYVNDREDIYSMSLTVCSRLLKNYGIDPHSVGRLEVGTETLLDKAKAVKTVLTQLFEGNNDLEGIDTYNACYGGTNALFNSINWIESNAWDGRDAIVVCGDIAIYDKGAARPTGGAGTVALWIGPDAPLVFDNVRASYMEHAYDFYKPDFTSEYPYVDGHFSLTCYVKAVDQVYRSYSKKAIARGLAKDPLSPESIGVKNHFDYNIFHVPTCKLVTKSYARLLYDDFRAKPELYPEVDSNLAKVDYEKSLTDKSIEKTFVGATKQLCQERVQPSLIVPTNTGNMYTGSLYASLASLLYYVGSEKLQGKRVGLFSYGSGLAASLFSLKVVGDVSHINKLLDLDNKLNSRAVETPEQYEAAIHLREEAHLKKSFEPKGSIDLVAPGAYYLTSIDDKFRRNYSVKQ